Proteins encoded in a region of the Phoenix dactylifera cultivar Barhee BC4 chromosome 3, palm_55x_up_171113_PBpolish2nd_filt_p, whole genome shotgun sequence genome:
- the LOC103706277 gene encoding LOW QUALITY PROTEIN: cytochrome P450 94A1 (The sequence of the model RefSeq protein was modified relative to this genomic sequence to represent the inferred CDS: deleted 4 bases in 4 codons): MELSSLQPVFFFFLLPLFFFLFFYQNPAKKRNSTKLKTYPLLGNLPQYLQNRHRFLEWSTEILIKAPTYTVTLQSPGQVSGVITANTLNVEHMLKTNFVNYPRGERSIAMLEDFLGQGIFNSDGEHWKWQRKAASYEFNKKSLRNFVVDMCSMRLVKRLLPLLKKASKKNEIVNLQDVLERFAFDNICKVAFNEDPACLAEERSSDMVSSDFMKAFEEAQNIVVGRFLDALKVTWRIKKLLNIGSERRLKQLISIVHNYSMNIIRSRRERPLDQYNDLLSRFASNKDNTEEFLRDVVTNFLIAGRETTSSALTWFFWLLSTRPDVEKKILEEVRSVQALNQNSNETFSFDELREMHYLHAAISESMRLYPPVPIDTQSCKEDDTMPDRTFVGKGWSVTYSAYAMGRMEHIWGKDCNDYKPERWLENGVFQPENPFKYPVFHAGPRMCLGKEMAYIQMKSIVACVLERFEINVVGKDKSPEHILSVTLRMKGGLPIQVKERELM, from the exons ATGGAGCTCTCCTCTTTGCAGccagtcttcttcttcttcctccttcccctcttcttcttcctcttcttctaccAGAATCCAGCAAAGAAACGTAACTCCACAAAGCTCAAAACCTACCCACTGCTAGGAAACCTCCCTCAGTACCTTCAAAACCGCCACAGATTCCTCGAATGGTCAACCGAAATACTCATCAAAGCCCCAACCTACACAGTGACACTCCAGAGCCCAGGGCAGGTCAGTGGAGTCATCACAGCCAACACCTTAAATGTTGAGCACATGCTGAAAACCAACTTTGTGAACTACCCAAGAGGCGAGCGGTCCATTGCCATGCTGGAGGACTTCCTTGGTCAAGGGATCTTCAACTCTGACGGTGAGCACTGGAAGTGGCAGCGGAAGGCAGCGAGCTATGAATTCAATAAGAAGTCACTTCGAAACTTTGTGGTGGACATGTGCAGTATGAGATTAGTCAAAAGGTTGTTACCTTtactcaagaaggccagcaaaaAGAATGAGATTGTAAACCTGCAAGATGTTCTA GAACGCTTTGCATTTGATAACATCTGCAAGGTGGCCTTCAATGAAGACCCTGCCTGCCTTGCTGAAGAGAGATCCAGCGATATGGTCTCTTCAGACTTCATGAAAGCCTTCGAAGAAGCACAGAATATTGTTGTCGGACGATTTTTGGATGCACTGAAGGTCACCTGGAGGATCAAGAAGCTACTCAACATTGGATCCGAGAGGCGGCTAAAACAACTAATTTCAATTGTTCACAACTATTCCATGAATATCATTAGATCAAGGAGGGAGAGACCTTTGGACCAGTACAATGATCTTCTGTCACGGTTTGCTTCAAACAAAGACAATACAGAAGAATTCCTTCGAGATGTTGTGACAAACTTCCTTATTGCTGGCCGTGAGACGACATCATCAGCACTGACATGGTTCTTCTGGCTCCTCTCTACAAGACCTGATGTGGAGAAAAAGATACTAGAAGAAGTCAGATCAGTCCAGGCCCTGAATCAGAATTCAAATGAGACATTTAGTTTCGATGAGCTTCGTGAGATGCATTATCTCCATGCT GCAATATCAGAGTCGATGAGGTTGTACCCTCCTGTGCCCATTGACACACAGTCATGCAAAGAAGATGACACC ATGCCTGATAGAACCTTTGTAGGTAAAGGATGGTCTGTCACTTATAGTGCTTATGCTATGGGAAGGATGGAA CACATCTGGGGGAAGGACTGCAATGACTACAAACCAGAGAGATGGTTGGAAAACGGGGTTTTCCAGCCAGAAAATCCATTCAAGTATCCAGTGTTTCATGCTGGTCCCAGGATGTGCTTGGGGAAGGAGATGGCATACATACAGATGAAGTCGATCGTAGCTTGTGTGCTTGAAAGGTTTGAAATCAATGTTGTGGGGAAGGACAAAAGTCCAGAGCATATACTCTCAGTGACCCTGAGGATGAAAGGAGGTTTGCCAATTCAGGTTAAAGAGAGAGAGTTGATGTGA